The Henckelia pumila isolate YLH828 chromosome 2, ASM3356847v2, whole genome shotgun sequence genome includes a window with the following:
- the LOC140879040 gene encoding uncharacterized protein, with the protein MTSFSKIPMFSKEDFDDWKIRMQAHLSALDDDMWFVITDGPLAITKVNTAIALSGGGPQYIEKPRIEWTTEDKKKANLDNVAKDILQKKTNYISVSTQKFDNIKMKPGESMTEFDERVSSIVIELNGLGKTYPNREVILKVIRGLPKEWDVKTMAMRESKDLNKLELHDLFANLKAYEFELQTREEDQSTSQLTKALTAVKIESPVKSEKTAEQLSSDAMSLFVKKFGKFIGRNQERSHRRNFQKKYSVEDPRSCFNCGKIGHFIADCPKPKNFDKRKSSRNDRHTSRQKHEALVSKDNKTKWAEIDSDSEESNGSSSSSDDEEKVKCLMANDHELPSTSEQVFDFSSEEFTREELIKALHDMANEYHQLSLAFNEVRAKQKDLQDNSTELSWEQSVEINCLETEIAVLRTENEQLKIDIKNLTTEKHNMDEIIRSWNKSSSLLTKMNDSQRPLHDKTGLGFGKTVETGESKQMNRKRFGVGFNPHETKVEIAKSPKQTNAYQPNPMRGNRNQYHNQRPVQKRYKNIKDIEKGKQHTVSQAHHIPLSRTSNLVHTYRNTETGKLVKVFQEAGMKEKKEESWYLDSGCSRHMTENDKLLSELVKYNGPTITFGDNSKGKTESDMKTLIKFDGTFSLANQFALKQVRSSFKNKGYNSSSRCLELLHMDLFGPIPVTSLGGMRQPNVSYFKIFGSKCYIHNNGKSHLTAFDAKSNEGIFLGYSSISKAYRVFNKRTLNVEESVHIVFGEDLINDVATNTHQLSDLFQEIQLDIDSQNESEDEVSPPIRTLQYPEPELVDSVVEDHNITQPIDGHQTHTVENIEEQHHETQDLHPHFEETEVNQDNMTNQDLETQVISGYHPNTRFKWS; encoded by the exons ATGACCTCTTTCAGCAAAATCCCCATGTTCTCAAAAGAGGATTTTGACGACTGGAAGATTCGAATGCAAGCACACCTATCAGCACTAGACGATGATATGTGGTTTGTCATCACAGATGGACCTCTTGCAATCACCAAGGTCAATACTGCTATAGCTCTTTCTGGAGGTGGTCCACAGTATATTGAGAAACCTAGAATTGAATGGACTACTGAAGATAAAAAGAAGGCAAATCTTGATAATGTTGCTAAAGATATCTT acaaaagaaaacaaactaTATATCTGTCTCCACACAAAAATTTGACAACATcaagatgaaaccaggagaaTCAATGACAGAATTTGATGAGAGAGTAAGCAGCATTGTTATTGAGCTTAATGGTCTAGGAAAAACATATCCCAACAGGGAAGTTATTCTCAAAGTAATTCGAGGCCTTCCTAAAGAATGGGATGTAAAGACAATGGCCATGAGAGAATCAAAGGACTTGAACAAATTAGAGCTGCATGACCTGTTTGCAAATTTAAAAGCATATGAATTCGAGTTGCAGACTCGAGAGGAAGATCAGTCTACCTCTCAATTGACCAAGGCCCTGACCGCAGTAAAAATTGAGTCACCAGTCAAATCAGAAAAGACAGCAGAACAACTGAGCAGTGATGCCATGTCCTTATTTGTAAAGAAGTTCGGAAAATTCATCGGAAGAAACCAAGAAAGATCACACAGAAGAAATTTCCAAAAGAAATATTCAGTTGAAGATCCAAGAAGCTGTTTCAACTGTGGCAAAATAGGACATTTCATTGCCGATTGTCCCAAACCTAAGAACTTTGACAAAAGAAAAAGTTCAAGGAATGATAGACACACATCAAGACAGAAGCATGAAGCATTGGtttcaaaggacaacaaaaccAAGTGGGCAGAAATAGATAGTGATTCAGAGGAATCAAATGGCTCCTCTAGCTCAAGTGACGATGAAGAAAAAGTCAAATGTCTTATGGCAAATGATCATGAACTTCCATCCACTAGTGAGCAGGTATTTGATTTCAGCTCTGAGGAGTTTACTAGAGAAGAGCTAATCAAAGCTCTTCATGATATGGCAAATGAATACCATCAACTGTCCTTAGCATTCAATGAAGTCAGAGCCAAGCAAAAGGATCTGCAAGACAACTCAACTGAACTCTCCTGGGAACAATCAGTTGAGATAAACTGTCTTGAAACAGAGATTGCTGTGCTCCGAACGGAGAATGAACAGCTCAAGATCGATATCAAGAATCTTACAACGGAAAAACATAACATGGATGAAATAATAAgatcttggaataaatcttcgagcCTGTTGACAAAAATGAATGATTCACAAAGACCACTTCATGACAAAACTGGTCTTGGATTTGGTAAGACAGTGGAAACTGGTGAATCAA AGCAGATGAACAGAAAAAGATTTGGTGTTGGCTTCAACCCTCATGAAACTAAGGTAGAGATTGCTAAAAGTCCTAAACAGACTAATGCATATCAACCTAATCCCATGAGAGGGAATAGAAATCAATACCATAATCAACGTCCAGTTCAAAAGCGATATAAAAATATCAAGGATATTGAAAAAGGCAAACAACATACAGTTTCACAAGCACATCACATTCCACTATCTAGAACATCTAACTTAGTACATACCTATAGGAACACAGAAACTGGTAAACTGGTCAAAGTATTCCAG GAAGCAGGTATGAAGGAAAAGAAAGAGGAATCATGGTACCTAGACAGTGGATGCTCAAGACACATGACTGAAAATGATAAACTACTGTCTGAACTCGTTAAATACAATGGACCTACTATCACCTTTGGTGACAACTCCAAGggtaagacc GAAAGCGATATGAAAACACTTATAAAGTTTGATGGAACATTCAGTCTAGCAAATCAGTTTGCCTT GAAGCAAGTTAGGTCATCTTTTAAAAACAAGGGTTATAACTCATCTTCCCGTTGTTTGGAACTGTTGCACATGGACTTATTTGGTCCAATTCCAGTAACAAGTCTAGGGGGAATGAG acAACCCAATGTATCTTACTTCAAAATCTTTGGGAGCAAGTGCTACATTCATAACAATGGTAAAAGTCATCTGACTgcatttgatgcaaagtcaaATGAAGGTATATTCCTAGGATATTCCTCAATCAGCAAAGCATATAGAGTCTTCAACAAGAGAACTCTAaatgttgaagaatcagttcacATTGTCTTTGGCGAAGATCTCATTAATGATGTTGCAACTAATACTCATCAACTCTCAGACCTGTTTCAGGAAATACAACTAGACATTGACAGTCAGAATGAAAGTGAAGACGAAGTTTCACCACCTATAAGAACACTTCAAtatcctgaaccagaactagTGGACTCAGTAGTTGAGGATCATAACATTACTCAACCAATTGATGGTCATCAAACCCACACAGTTGAGAATATTGAAGAGCAGCATCATGAAACTCAAGATCTTCATCCTCACTTTGAAGAAACAGAAGTCAATCAAGACAACATGACTAATCAAGATTTAGAAACACAAGTGATCAGTGGATATCATCCTAatactagatttaaatggtccTAA
- the LOC140879041 gene encoding F-box protein At3g44326-like has protein sequence MMFPIFNMIFRPKSTGDKADIPNDVIQTHILNRLDGATLAYATCASTQFHALCSDDQLWRNICNSTWPSTTRPRVVRAISAFPSAHRSFYLDAFPSMHHQIPKTTRLSGKSSELISAVDIYYKDHVIYSQVLATETAGDGFLDNPFILRLLVTTPLRIQGKGKISMSLAKEHLRVSWIAIDPNNKRALNVASQKAVSSIWQWDGRSTIRLRYSKVAAVSRGNLVQWAVLVTCSRREETGEVEVEEVKMQMDDRMGKPLSGWEGLRILQAAMKGRRRRRDWRMEKWHYKIFSDSKLYRDQMKSVDYRMVFRIWSIMSLGVCVLSILLYLVRKKVSLELLPLSMGQLFWSEVDGGSRREGGENAHGGPPREASEWEGGFADFACGHARAEEEK, from the exons ATGATGTTCCCAATCTTCAACATGATTTTTCGACCAAAATCGACCGGCGACAAAGCCGACATCCCCAACGATGTCATCCAAACCCACATCCTCAACAGACTCGACGGCGCCACTCTCGCCTACGCCACCTGCGCTTCCACCCAATTCCATGCCTTGTGCAGCGACGATCAACTATGGCGGAATATCTGCAACTCCACCTGGCCCTCCACCACCCGCCCCCGCGTCGTAAGAGCCATCTCCGCCTTCCCCTCCGCCCATCGATCATTCTACCTCGACGCATTCCCCTCCATGCACCACCAAATCCCCAAGACAACCCGTTTATCGGGCAAGTCGTCGGAATTAATCTCCGCCGTCGACATATACTACAAAGATCATGTGATATACTCACAGGTGTTGGCAACAGAAACCGCGGGAGATGGGTTTCTAGATAACCCTTTTATACTACGTCTTCTTGTCACGACGCCCCTGCGAATCCAGGGCAAAGGCAAGATTTCCATGTCTCTGGCAAAAGAACACCTGAGAGTAAGCTGGATCGCGATCGACCCCAACAACAAACGGGCTCTCAACGTGGCGAGTCAAAAGGCGGTCTCTTCGATTTGGCAGTGGGACGGTCGTAGCACCATACGACTACGTTACTCGAAAGTGGCAGCGGTATCCAGGGGGAATCTGGTTCAGTGGGCTGTGTTGGTGACCTGCAGCAGAAGGGAAGAGACGGGGGAAGTGGAGGTGGAGGAGGTGAAAATGCAGATGGATGACCGCATGGGGAAGCCTCTGAGTGGGTGGGAGGGTTTGCGGATTTTGCAGGCGGCCATGAAAGGGAGGAGGAGGAGAAGGGACTGGAGAATGGAGAAATGGCATTACAAAATCTTTTCGGACTCGAAGCTCTACAGAGATCAGATGAAGTCGGTGGATTACCGCATGGTTTTCCGTATTTGGTCCATAATGAGCCTTGGGGTGTGTGTGCTTTCAATTTTATTGTATTTAGTGCGGAAAAAGGTGTCATTGGAGCTTCTGCCATTGTCTATGGGGCAATTGTTTTG GTCTGAAGTAGACGGGGGAAGTAGACGTGAAGGAGGTGAAAATGCACATGGAGGACCACCTAGGGAAGCCTCTGAGTGGGAGGGAGGGTTTGCGGATTTTGCATGCGGCCATGCAAGGGCGGAGGAGGAGAAGTGA